The nucleotide sequence AGCTGTTTGGATCAATTTATCGGTTCCGTATTTTACGGATTCTTCCTTAGTATATGTGGGGTATCTTTTGATAAGCATCATTCAGCTTGCGGCGACGGTAGATTATGCGATTCTGCTGACGGATGCCTATAAAGAGTATCGACAGGAAATGCCTGCACGCGAAGCCATTAAGAAAACGCTAGATGAGAAGATTTTTGCTGTTGGGATCTCTGCTTCTATTTTATCCAGTGTAGGTTTCATATTATGGATTACCTCATCGAACCCAATTGTTGCATCGATCGGGTTACTGCTTGGAAGAGGTGCCCTACTTGCTTTTATTATGGTAGTGTTCTTCCTGCCAGCATGTCTTCTGGTGTTTGATAAATGGATTTCGAAAACAACTTGGAAAGCAAACTTTTATAAGGAGAAATGATGATGAGGAGAATAAGAAAGATCCTACTTGTCTTTGCAACGATCATTTTGGTGATGCCGTCCTTACTTGTCTCGGCTGCCTCAAATGACGGTAAATCAGGGGAAGATGCGTCCCAGGAGAAAGGGAAGGTTTCCTCAAAGGATGAAGTGGTCTATGCGAAGCTAAATGCCACTGGTGAAAGACAGGAAATCTATGTTGTAAACATATTAGATATAGAAAAAGCGGGTGAAATCGCTGATTATGGTTCGTATTCTAATCTGAAAAACTTAACAGATTTATCTCCATTAGAACTAAAAGACAACAGAGTGACGTTCCAGGCTCCAGAGGGGAAATTTTATTATCAAGGGAATATCAATCAAGAACCGTTGCCTTGGGATATTTCTATTTCCTATTTTCTAGATGGAAAAGAAATTTCCCCTGAAGAGCTTGCTGGAAAAGACGGGCATGTAGAAATTCAGATTGCAACATCTGCTAATGAAAAAGTAGATCCCGTATTTTTTAAAAACTATTTATTACAGATCTCTCTTTCTCTTCCTTTAGATATTTACAGCAATATTCAGTCTCCTGACGGGATGCTTGCCAATGCGGGAAAGAACACACAAGTCACGTTTACTGTGATGCCTGGAAAAGAAGGTGAGCTAGTTCTGGAAGCTGATGTAGTCGACTTCGAGCTGGAAGGTATCGACATTTCGGCGATTCCATCTTCTATGCCGATTGATGCACCAGATGTGGACGATATGACAGGGGACATGGAAACCTTAACGGATGCTATTAAAGGGGTTAATAATGGGGTCGCAGAATTAGAAGATGGGGTTTCAGAACTAAACAATGGAGTACAGGAGCTACGAAACGGTTCTAAGGAATATAGGAACGGAATTTCCGCCATTGATGCTTCTTCTTCCGAGTTGGTAAACGGCTCCGATAGTCTTAAGCAAGCGTTGGAGAAGATGAGTGCTTCTCTTGCTAACAGCTCCGCAGAAATGGGGCTCGGCGATTTGAAAAAGCTAGAAGATGGACTTGTTCAAGCTGCAGGTGGACTAAGAAAAACTTCAGATGAATTATCTGCTTTGAAACAAAAGTATGCATCTGCTTACAATGAATTAAACAAAGCAATGGAAGATATTCCAGCTTATGAGATTTCGGAAGACGAAATCAGTGAGCTTAGAAACAGTGTAGACCATGCTGCATTGGAAAAATTGATTAAAACATATGAAGCTGTAGGTGCTGCAAAAGACACTTATTCGGATGTAAAGGGAGACTTTGATGTAGTAGCAATAACTTTAGAGCAAGTTAGTGGATCCCTTCTAAAGATGGCTAACCAATTTGATACTATGGCAAAAGGGCTGTCATCTACTCAGGGAGACATGGATGCTGCTGGTTCAATTGCTCAATTGCAAGAAGGAATAAGTCAATTAGCTTCTCAATATGGGACGTTCCATTCAGGGTTAGTCGAGTACGCTGGAGGTGTAAGCAAATTATCTAGTTCGTACACGGAGTTAGACAATGGAATTGCAAATCTGTCTGAAGGAACAGGTGAATTGGAGAATGGAGTAAGTGAGCTTCATGATGGAACGGCTGAACTCTATGAGTCTACGAGTGATTTACCTGAACAGATGAAAAAAGAGGTTGACCAAATGATGGCGGAATATGATAAATCTGATTTTGAACCCGTATCCTTTGTTTCACCGAAGAATGATAAAGTCAATTCGGTCCAATTTGTCTTCAAAACAGAAAGTATTAAACAAGAAGAAAAAGAAGAGACCGAAAAACCTGAAGAAGAAGAAAAAAGCTTCTGGGCTCGTTTGAAGGATTTATTTTAATAAAATAAAGGTGCCAGCCCCATCTCATGTTTTGAGAGACTGACAGAGAAAAGACAGGATACGAGTTCCTGTCTTTTTTCCATCCCTAGCAAAATTTTGAACATAGAAATCCTCATAAATATTGGTACATCAACGTTTATGAGGATTCTAGTTTTGTTAAATAGAATAGGTCTATTTTCCGCCAAGGACCTAAAAAGAATGATTAATCGCTCTGTTCAAAAAAATAACAATAATATCAACGCGCAAAATGATACATACTCAACGGCCACCAAAGCGTACCGAAGATTGGATAGACAGCCCAGATTTCGTTAGGAGTAGTAATGACGTTTACGGTAATAAAAAATACGATAATTAAAAGACTAGCATGGACAGAGAATGTCTTGAATGTTTTTCTTTGAGCATGATAGATAGAGAGCGGCCACCATAAAACGGCAAACGCTGGAAAGATAACCCACGGAAACCCAGGTGCCAATAACACATTTAATACGATGTAATAAATAATAATACTGGAGCTTCCAATTAGCGCAACGGACAATGACTTGGCACGCTTGCCTAATGAAGCAAGAATTGGCCACCATAATATCGGGAAGACCGCATATAAAAACCAAGGGTAATCCGGCGTTTTGAGATAATTTTCAATGATTAGAAATGCGATGATTATAATACTGTGTAAATAAGCAAGCTGAACATGTTTTCTTTTTTTCATACTGTACACAGAGACTGGCCAAAAAAGTAATGCGAAACAAGGGTATATAAACCAATAGTAATTTGGACTTGTTAGAAAATTGACCAGAAATATAAAAAAAATACTCATCATACTTCCTGCAACTGCAAATCCTACATCATATTTTTTCATTTTTCAATCCCCCCTATTTAGAACGTAACCAAGAAAAGTAGGCTGATAATGGCCACCAAAGAACACCGAATGTTGGATAGACAAACCATATCTCGTTTGGTGAATAGTAGAAATTAATGAACACAAGAAGTCCGATAATGAGTGCGCTTCCCCAAATGGAATACATAAGGTTTATCTTCCTGTTGTTTTTTGTTTCTGGTTCTGGTTCCATTTCGCCCAATTCTCTTTTTAAGTCTTCCATGTCCCCGAAGTCGACAATCGCTTTATTAATCGCATCCTCTTCCGATTTTCCTTGCTCCATTAGATCGAATACTTTTTCTTCCAGGTTTTCTAACACCTCTTGTTTCATGGCGTTATTTTCTTCATTATCTGGAATATTGCTAAACAAATAGTCGACGTGCTGTTTTAATTTTTTCATTGTAAACCCTCCATAAATAAATCGATAATTTCTTTCGTTTCTTTCCATTCCTCTACCATTTCTTTGAGATAAGCTTTTCCGAGCGTTGTGATTCGGTAATATTTTCTTTTGCCCCCTTGCGAAAAATCACCTACATAAGACTCAATTAATTCCTTCTTCTCCAATCGCTGAAAAACCGCATAAAGGGTGGCTTCTTTAATTTGGAATCGATCCTTTGTTCGAATACTGATCTCCTTGGAAATTTCATAGCCATAACGATCTTGTTCGTAGACGAGCCGGAGAATAATGGATTCCAAATGGCCGCGAATGATATCGCTTCTAATCATGTTGTCACTCCTTGTTTTTCAAGTGTTCTATCTGATAGAGTAATCTTAATGCAAATTACTCTATCTGTCAAAGTAATTTTTGAGAAGGATTGGAATTTTTTATTGTGAACTTTAAAAGCAATTGTATTTATGCATAAAAAAGAAGAAGATCTGCTTAGAGCTTCTTCTGATGGTATGAATATATTTACTTTTCATTGATAGAATGAACCGTCCAACAAGCAAGGTAGGAAAGTTTGTTGTGAATAGTAAATTAAACGGCCATTGGATACATAAATTAAATGCTACATACTGACAAGAACAATTGTAGTCTTAATGAAATCTCCCAACAAACCCTTCGCTAAATCCACTCTTTTCCGTACTCGCTAATAAACTTAATATCGTTTTGATAATGTTCAAGATGCCCTTCATCTATCATGATTTGAAATGCAATGTCACCTTCATTGGCCTTTCTTGTAATTGTTTTACATAACCCTTCTAATCGCCGTATTACCATTTCTAAATAATTATCTTCAAATTTCTCACCGTAAGAGTCAAAAAACAATCTAACTCTTTGCTTTAAAGGGTTTGCATGCTGTAATGAATCATAATACACTTTCTCACCTGTTTCAGAAAGATAAAATCTACTTAAGGGGACGCAGGTATAAAGAGTATAAGCTATATCCCAAAGTCTTGGACCAGGTCCTACAACATCAAAATCAATAATACCTACTGGTTTTTGATGATTAAAAATAATGTTGTATCTAGCGAAGTCATTATGGCATAATACCTCCACTTTATCCGGAGTATTGTCTATCGGTTTCCACTCATCGGATAATGGAAAATCACTCACAGCATCGTGATAAAGACGGAGCATCTTCGCTATTTCTTTTAACACATCATTTGACCACATATATTCTTTTAATGGATCATTTCCAGCTTCACCTTCCATAAATGATAATATTTCTCTTCCTTTTTCATCCATACCTAAAAACCTTGGTGCATAACGGAAACCTTTGTCTTCCAAATGCTTTAATAGCTTATGGATTTTTGCGCTGTCCTGCTTTAATTCTCTTCGTACAGTATTTCCTACACGATAAACGTTAGAGACATTCCCACCTGTTAGCATTTCTTCGTTTTCCTGGTTTGACATCTATATCCCCCCTCATAAGACTTTCTATAATTCGTAAAAAAAATCCTGTTTTTTCTGACTCAATAAATGTACAAGAGAGCAATTTGTTCATTAGAACCCCCCAATAGTGAAGAGAGTGATAGTAACTAATATTTTTTCGGATCATTCACTCATTCCTGAATTTTGTGTCTCACATTCAAAAAAATAGATTTTTTATGCTCTTAAAGACTCATCATAAATGCCCTCCATTTTCATATAAATGAACTAATCATATTAGACTGGGGGAATGATGGTGACAAATGAAGTTGATGTGGAAGAGTCCTTTGAGCTAACGGAGGAACTATTAAAGAAATACTGTGATTTAAACATCCAGAAAAAAGAATTGGAGAAAGAAATGAATCAGATCAAAAAACAGATTCACAATTACCTAGATGACACCTTTGGAAAGGAACAAAAAGGGGAAGTGAAACTAGGGAAATATAAGGCACAGCGTATCATACGCTCCTCCGTTCATTACGACGAAGAGAAGACGGTACAAAAATTGGAAGAATTAAATCTAGAAGACTTTATATTATTAGTCAAACAACCAGATACAAAGAAACTAGAGTCTGCAATGAAAATAGATTTAGTCGATGAAGAGGAATTCGTGGATTGTAAAACAAATAAGTTGAGTCAAGCCATCACCGTCAAGGAACTAAGTTTATAAGATACTAGAAAACGTTTGGATTTTCATTCTCCAAACGTATTTTTTTTACTTAGGAAATTATAAAATTGGGTATGTGTGGATAACATGTAGCAACAGCCACGTCCAGCTCCAGCGCTCAGCGACTAGCGAGACTTCCCTCGCCTTCGTACGATAAGTCAACATCGGCTCCCTAAGGTCGCCGTGTTTCCTTTATCTCCTACGGCTCAGTCCAGTCCGTACGCCGCTAAACGAGCGCTTGCGCTTTTGTTCCAAAACTCCTCGATAACGAATAAACTGCGTCATACATTCGCAAATAGATGTTTTGCGGTTTTTCTACTCCGTTTTAATCCTCCCAACCTATGTGATACTTCCCTAGGTAAACCATTCCCACCATGATAAAATAACAAGGAGAAATCCGAATCATAAGAGGGAGATCGAACGATATGACTGGAGTATTCATAACAGCAACGAGTAAAGATATTGGGAAGACAGTGTTGACCACTTGTTTGACCTACGCACTGAATAAAAAAGGAATAGACACAGTTCCATACAAGCCTGTTCAATGTGGAGCTGTTCAAAAAGGGGAGAGGTGGGTGTCTCCTGATGTAGAAGTGTATCGTAATGTTTATCAACCAGAGGAAGAACTAAATACTTACTTATACAAACCACAATTCTCTCCGCATCTTGCTGCTCAATTGGCGAACAATCCAATCGATCCCAAAAAGATTGTTGCTCAATATAAAAAACTGAAACAAGACCACGAATTTGTTTTAGTAGAAGGCTCGGGCGGTCTTGCTGTGCCTCTGATTGATGAGTTTTATGGCAATGCGGAACTGGTCAAAGATCTGAACCTCCCTCTCATTATTGTCGCTTCCGCTAAAGTAGGGACCTTAAATCATACAGCGATGACCGTAACCTATGCCAAAAGTAAAAACATAGATGTGAAAGGGATTATTCTGAATAACTATCCAGAAAATCCATCCGAAGGAATTAAAGAGAACCCTTTAATGCTTGAAAAAATGACTGGAATTCCTGTGATTGGAATCGTGCCTCAGATTGAAAACGTAGAATCCAAATTAAAAGACTTAGCAACACTTGATCGAATGACAGCAAATATTGATTTAGATTACATAGTGAAATAATGATTTGAAGATTAGACCCCCATCACGAAAAAAATTTAATTTGGTAGGTGCATTCTATGACAACGAAACAAGAAATTCGTGAAAGGAAATGGAACTATTTAACGGAGAATAAATTAGGGAGGTTTCCATTCCCTTTGCAAAATCGTATTCCAAACTTTAAAGGGGCAGAGCTTGCAGCACGGTTGGTAACATCTATGCCAGAATATCAGAATGCCAAAGTGATTAAAGTAAATCCGGATTCCCCTCAATTACCGATTAGGGCCCAAGTTTTAAAAGATGGAAAAGTGTTACTCGTTCCAACACCTAGACTTAAGGCAGGGTTTATCATGGTGAATCCAGAGTGGGTTCCGAGTGGGGAAGAAAGAAGAGCCGCTAGTCTTTCCCATATAAAATCCTATGGAAAAGAAGTTCCTCTTACGGAGATTCCCAACATTGACTTATTTGTCGTTGGATCTGTTGCTTTGCATAGAGATGGTCGAAGAATTGGAAAAGGGGAAGGGTATGCGGATAGGGAGTATGCCATAATGAGAGAACTCGGGAATCCAGATGTTCCTGTGATAGGTACGGTTCACAGTGCTCAATTAACCGATGCAGATGTGCCGAGAGATGCCTTTGATTTATCGGTAGATTGGATTGCAACGGAAACCGAACTCATGGAAACAAACACTCCTTACGAGAAGCCGGACGGAATCAAATGGGAGCTTGTAACGGAAGAAGAACTGGATGAAATGCCTGTGTTGAGGGAAATACGAGAGCTTACAAAAGGGTGACGTTGATTCCGCGTTGAATCAGCATGGTGACGGCAGCATTTTAATTTAGAAAATTAAAAGAATAATATTTTTGTGAGGGACCTCTCCCAAAGATTGGAGAGGTCCTTCAATGTTGCTGAATGAAATTTTAGTGTACTCTTCCTGTTCATAGTTATTTTTATGTGGACGGATTTACTCCAATAGATGACAATAATACATAAGGAACCAAGAAATGTACGGTGTTTTTATTCCTAGGGAAAAAAGAAGTCCGTTTCTAGTTTGGTCATAAGTCTTGCTAGAGGAGTTTGTTTATATGAAGAAAACGTATTTTATTTGGCTCTCTCTCCAATGTGTTGTGTGGGTACTAGCTTTATTAGAAGTCCCGTCATACTTAAATACAGGACAACTAGTGAGTGCTTGCGTATTTTTTATCATATTATTTATTTTGCCATTACTTACTGAGAAAACGGTGATTCAAACCGTATTATTCTGTACGCAATCACTGGCCACAATCGTTATTTTTTATCCTATAGAAGGTGTGTGGAACCCATATGTGTTCCTCATCCATGTGTTAATTATTGCGGAAGCTGTTTTTTACCTCTCCCGTTTGAAAAGCTTAGTTGTGATGGGAGTTCAACTAGGGAGTACCACGTGGATCTTAATGAAATCTTCTGCCACTATTTCTACGTTAGCTTGGTTTGCTGTTTTGTATCTATTCATAGTCACCGCATTGTTATATCATCAAGTGGTACATAAACGAGAAACAGTGTTACAAAAAAAGAATGATGCCTTACTATATGAATATAGAAGGATGAAAAGGTTGCTTGTGACAGAGGAAGAGCAGGCAAGACAGGATGAGCGAATGCTTATTGGCAATGAAATACATGATTCAGTTGGTCATAAACTTACAGCCTTGTTAATGCAAATGGAGGCTTTCCGGTTAACTGCAGCCGAAAAGGATAAAGAGAAAATTAAAACGCTAAAAGTGCTAGCTGAACAAAGCTTAGACGAAACAAGACGAGCTGTAAAATCCTTTAAGCAAACAGAAGTAGGCGGACTACAAGGGGTCATTCGGTTAATTCGTAAATTAGAAATGGAAAGCTTTATGAAAATTAACTTTTCTGTTAAGTATGGAGCATTTGCTACACCATTAACAGGGGAACAGTCCTTTGCCATATATCGTGCGGTACAAGAAGCGCTGACCAATATTATGAAGCATAGCTCTACAAGAGAAGCGCAAGTCTTATTTGAATCACCAGGTGGAAGTATATTTCGCTTTGAAGTAGCCAACCTTACAACAACTACTATCTTTTACCAAGAGGGGTATGGATTGAAAGCGATGCGAGATCGATTAGAAAAAGTGGGTGGCTCCTTGGAAATCGATCATGATGAGCGCCAATTTATAGTAAGGGGTAGCATAAGTTTAACAGAAAGGGGTGGGGACTTTGATAAAGGTGTTACTAGCAGAAGACCAAGTGATGGTGCGCCAAGGCTTGAAGGCAATGATTGAAACAGAAGAAGAGATTCATGTTACAGGAGAAGCTACCAATGGCAAAGAAGCGGTCGGATTATGTGATAAACAGCATTTCGATGTGGCAATTTTAGATATTCGCATGCCTGAAATGGATGGGATAGAAGCAGCCAAGGTTTTGCGATCACGCTTTCCACATATGAAAATTTTAATGCTTACCACTTTTGATGATAATCAATATGTAATGGAAGCTTTAAAACTAGGTGTTAATGGTTATATGCTGAAAAACGGCGACACAGAATCCCTGATTCGTTCGATTAAAAGTGCCTTAAGTGGTGGGCTCTCCCTGGAGGATCAAGTTGCGGCAAAGGTAATGCCAGCCCTACTCCAAAATAAAGAAGAGGTGTCGATTAATCCGACGTTAACGCCAAGGGAAAGAGCGATTTTGAAGTGCATTGGAGAGGGACTGAATAATAAGGAAGTAGCGGAACGATTAGGGTTATCCGTTGGCACGGTCAAGAATCAAACTAGTCATATATTAGATAAATTGGAATTAAGAGATCGGACCCAATTAGCGATTTATGCGATTCGCCATCGATTGGTCTGATAAAAAAATGACTAAAGTAATAAGAGTATGTTGGAGTAGTGACCAGAGTCAGTAGTGGCTTTGGTTATTTTGTTTTATTATGCACTTATAAGGAAAAAGCAGGTAGGAGGTAAAAGATATGCTTGAAACTGTTCATTTAAGTAAGTCTTTCAAAGGAAAAAAGGCCGTGCAAGATGTTAATTTATATTTGGATAGTGGCGAATCAGTTGGATTGATCGGACCAAATGGGGCAGGGAAATCAACGACTATTTCTATGATTTCGACTTTAATTAAGCCTACAGACGGTGAAATAAAGCTGAATGGTGTAAACACCATTCATAAGCCAGGAGAAATTAGAAAAATCTTAGGTGTAGTTCCGCAGGAAATAGCACTTTATCAGGAACTTTCCGCTTATGAAAATCTTAAATTTTTTGGTTCCATTTACAAAATGAAAGGAAAAGAACTAGAAAAAAGTATTCATGAAGCTTTAGAAATCGTTGGATTAAGAGAACGTCAAAAAGATTTAGTGAAAACTTTTTCTGGCGGTATGAAGCGTAGGGTGAACATAGCGGCTGCGTTATTACATCGACCGAAGATTTTAATTTTAGACGAACCAACGGTTGGCATTGACCCCCAATCGAGAAATCATATTTTAGAAACAGTACGCATGTTAAACGAGAAAGAAGGAACAACGGTTCTGTACACGAGTCACTATATGGAGGAAGTGGAACAGCTCTGTGACAGGTTGTACATTATGGATGATGGCGACATTATTGCAGCAGGAACAAAAGCAGAGTTACTTAGCATTTTGTCGACAGAGGATACGGTAAACGTGGAGTTAAATAAAATGGATGAAGCTTTTGTCGAGCAGGTAAGAACACTGGAAGGGATTCGTAAGGTGGAGGCGACTCAATTGCAGTTGAACATTATTGCGAAAAAAGGAAGCAATATGATTAGTGAGCTTGTTCATCTTGCCGAACAACACCATATACAAATTGTTAATTTTCATACGGAAACTCCTAGTTTGGAGGATGTATTCCTTCATTTGACTGGTCGAACGTTACGGGATTAAGGAGGTGCAGGTATGCGGAGCTTTATAAAAAAGGATTTGTTATTGTTTTGGCGTGACCGGAAGGAGCTTATTACGATACTTGTGCTTCCTATCGTCTTAGTAGTGATATTAAATTTTGCATTTGCTGGTTTATTCGGTAATGATGAGGAACCATCCATGGATTTACATGTAGCGATCGTAAACCAGGATGACGAAACAAAGTCCATGGCACAATTGAAAGAGAAGCTGATCGAAGATGCCTCGTTAGGAGAAGCAGAAGCGGAGGATTTAGTAGCCAAAGCAAGCCAGATAAGCCCTGTTCCAATGCTATTCGATTACCTTAACAGTGATGAATTGAAAGAATTGGTGACCGTTCATAAGCTCGGGGAAGAAGAGGCAATAGCTAAAGTCGAAGAGGGTGATTTAGACGGTATCCTCGTTATACCAGATGGCTTTACCGTTGATAGTTTATATGCTGCTTTTGTAGGAGAATCTCCCACTACGTCGCTGAAATATAAGATGGAAAAAGAAACGACTAACAACAGTACTTTATACCAAATCATCCAAGGGTTTACGGAACAGTTAAATTATCAGTTTGCCCTACAGGAATTAGCAGGCAGTATGCAAATGGAAGTAACACTTCCCGAGGGTGGTTTTGAGAAAGTAGGATCAGGGGAAAGCTTCACACTTACTCAATATTTTACGATTGCGATGGGGGCATTGTTTACCTTATTCCTGGCAGCAACAGTAGCAACTAAAGCAGGGGTGGAAGTGAGACAACAGGTATTCCATCGGATTTTATTGACGAATAGTAATCCAATGCTATTTTTAATAGGGAAAATGGTGTCAACGTTCTGCTTAGTTTGGTTACAAGTGATGTTTGTATTTATATTGTCTCACTTTTTGTTAGACGTATTTCCGGGTCGTTCCGTGACCTTTTGGTCTGGCGCCGTGGGAATGATTGCTTTGCTTTCTTTGGCGATTGCTGGATTAGCAGCTGTTTTCACAAGTATTTTACTAAGAATGTCTAATATTGATGCAGCAAACGGGATATTTATGATGGTGATTCTACTGTTTGGTGTGATCGGAGGGAATTTCGTTCCTATTTATATATTACCAAATTGGCTACAACAAATTGGTGAATGGACACCAAACGGCCTATTTTTAGTGATATTAACGGACTGGGTCCAAGTTGAGGACTTTTCTTCCATCGTTAGACCGAGTCTGATACTAATAGGATTCTTTTTACTATGTACCGTTGTTAGTTTCATCTTATATCCAAAAAGGGGGAAAGCGTAGTGAAATCCGTAATATGGGCACAATTCGCTAAGGATAAACGAAATCCGTTACTAATTCTATTATTTATTGCTGGAAGTATTCTCGCTACCCTCGTATTTGGTGGAGGTGTTCATTCACCGACAACGGTTGCTATCTTTAGTGAAGAGGGGAATGCTTCTGAAATCGAGGAGAAGTGGGAAAGGTTATTGAATGTTAATGATTCCTTTCAATTTAATGTAGTCGACCCGGAGCAAGCCCGTGAGAGTGTAAAAAGTGGGCAGATGGATGTAGCGGTGAAATTAATGGAGATGGATTATAAATTAGTAGCAACTAGTGAACTTCCAAGTGTCTCTTTAGTTCAGCAGCATGTTGCCAAAGTATTTGAACGAGAGGCCACCATTCAGGCCATTTCCAAATCAGAAGAGAACGTAGATATTCGAAATGAAATTGAAAGCTATCTGGCTGATCCTCCCTTTCAGATGGAGTCTCAAGGGCTCGATAGTAAAGAGATTCCTAACTTTAACATGAGTACACAATTATTGTTTGCTTTTACCTTTTTAATTTCGATGTTTATACTCGGTTTAAAAGTGAACAATGTTACGCATGACAAAGTATCAGGTATTTGGAATCGAATGATTCTGTCCCCAATGAGTAAAACGAGTATGTATAGTGGATATATTTTATATAGTTTT is from Radiobacillus kanasensis and encodes:
- a CDS encoding ABC transporter permease; this translates as MKSVIWAQFAKDKRNPLLILLFIAGSILATLVFGGGVHSPTTVAIFSEEGNASEIEEKWERLLNVNDSFQFNVVDPEQARESVKSGQMDVAVKLMEMDYKLVATSELPSVSLVQQHVAKVFEREATIQAISKSEENVDIRNEIESYLADPPFQMESQGLDSKEIPNFNMSTQLLFAFTFLISMFILGLKVNNVTHDKVSGIWNRMILSPMSKTSMYSGYILYSFLITLFQIVVVLMVFKYALNYEVGDNLGLIIVIAAFFTFSMICVAMLVTGFVKTPEQFYAIYPSLIPMIPLISGAYMMPGTITNPVLLFIADLFPLAHAMEAILSVIFYGAGLQDVMMSLLIMLLIGVVAMGLGINLMERRAR